One window from the genome of Numida meleagris isolate 19003 breed g44 Domestic line chromosome 24, NumMel1.0, whole genome shotgun sequence encodes:
- the MINDY1 gene encoding ubiquitin carboxyl-terminal hydrolase MINDY-1 isoform X2 → MELQPELGAVLPAMGDDAQCKEPSPEPCQQLQDTGGSDKEGDVPCASEHGQELQPAVQEEVPGPSTTEDPAEHQESRSQGAQEELPGPSTTEDPAEHQESRSQGAREDLPGPSVSDASLGGAPQPAAEPPSARSPAREPEPDFYCVKWITWKGERTPIITQSENGPCPLLAIMNILFLQWKVKLPPQKEVVTSDELMAHLGDCILSIRPQEKSEGLQLNFQQNVNDTMMVLPKLSTGLDVNVRFTGVSDFEYTPECIVFDLLNIPLYHGWLVDPQNPEVVRAVGKLSYNQLVEKIITCKHSGDSNLVTEGLIAEQFLESTASQLTYHGLCELTAAVKEEELSVFFRNNHFSTMIKHKGHLYLLVTDQGFLQEERVVWESLHNVDGDSCFCDTQFHLSHALGKEAAAPEQSQLDQDYMMALSLQQQQGQGPSALSDLELARQLQQEEYQQQQQQRPAPAPPQGRAQQGGRPTPERRQRHKQSSDCTLL, encoded by the exons atggagctgcagcctgagctgggggcagtGCTCCCAGCCATGGGGGACGATGCCCAGTGCAAGGAGCCCAGCcctgagccctgccagcagctgcaggacacGGGGGGTTCCGACAAAGAGGGGGATGTTCCGTGCGCCAGCGAGCAcggccaggagctgcagccagcgGTGCAGGAGGAGGTGCcaggccccagcaccacagAGGATCCCGCTGAGCACCAGGAGAGCAGAAGCCAAGGTGCACAGGAGGAGCTGCCCGGCCCCAGCACCACGGAGGATCCCGCTGAGCACCAGGAGAGCAGAAGCCAAGGTGCCCGGGAGGATCTGCCCGGCCCCAGTGTGAGCGATGCATCCCTGGGGGGAGCCCCGCAGCCGGCAGCCGAGCCCCCCAGCGCCCGCTCCCCCGCCCGCGAGCCTGAGCCCGATTTCTACTGCGTGAAATGGATCACGTGGAAGGGAGAGCGGACGCCCATCATCACCCAGAGTGAGAACGGGCCCTGCCCGCTCCTGGCCATCATGAACATCCTCTTCTTGCAGTGGAAG GTGAAGCTGCCCCCCCAGAAGGAGGTGGTGACGTCGGATGAGCTGATGGCACATCTGG GGGACTGCATCCTGTCCATCAGACCCCAGGAGAAGTCGGAGGGGCTGCAGCTGAACTTCCAGCAG AACGTCAACGACACCATGATGGTGCTGCCCAAGCTCTCGACGGGTCTGGACGTGAACGTGCGCTTCACGGGCGTCTCTGACTTCGAGTACACCCCCGAGTGCATCGTCTTCGACCTCCTCAACATCCCGCTGTACCACGGCTGGCTGGTGGACCCGCAG AACCCCGAGGTGGTGCGAGCCGTGGGCAAGCTGAGCTACAACCAACTGGTGGAGAAGATCATCACCTGCAAGCACTCCGGCGACTCCAACCTGGTGACTGAag GGCTGATCGCTGAGCAGTTCCTGGAGTCCACGGCCTCCCAGCTCACCTACCACGGGCTGTGCGAGCTGACGGCCGCCGTGAAGGAGGAAGAGCTGAGCGTCTTCTTCCGCAACAACCACTTCAGCACCATGATAAAGCACAAG GGCCACCTGTACTTGCTGGTGACGGACCAGGGCTTCCTGCAGGAGGAGCGGGTGGTGTGGGAGAGCCTCCACAACGTGGACGGCGACAGCTGCTTCTGCGACACGCAGTTCCACCTCAGCCACGCGCTGGGCAAGGAGGCGGCCGCGCCggagcagagccagctggaCCAG GACTACATGATGGCCCtatccctgcagcagcagcagggccagggccCCTCTGCGCTCAGTGACCTGGAGCTGGCTcgccagctgcagcaggaggagtaccagcagcagcagcagcagcggccgGCCCCGGCCCCCCCCCAG GGCCGAGCGCAGCAGGGCGGCCGCCCGACCCCGGAGCGGAGACAGCGGCACAAGCAGAGCTCGGACTGCACCCTCCTGTAG
- the MINDY1 gene encoding ubiquitin carboxyl-terminal hydrolase MINDY-1 isoform X1: MELQPELGAVLPAMGDDAQCKEPSPEPCQQLQDTGGSDKEGDVPCASEHGQELQPAVQEEVPGPSTTEDPAEHQESRSQGAQEELPGPSTTEDPAEHQESRSQGAREDLPGPSVSDASLGGAPQPAAEPPSARSPAREPEPDFYCVKWITWKGERTPIITQSENGPCPLLAIMNILFLQWKVKLPPQKEVVTSDELMAHLGDCILSIRPQEKSEGLQLNFQQNVNDTMMVLPKLSTGLDVNVRFTGVSDFEYTPECIVFDLLNIPLYHGWLVDPQNPEVVRAVGKLSYNQLVEKIITCKHSGDSNLVTEGLIAEQFLESTASQLTYHGLCELTAAVKEEELSVFFRNNHFSTMIKHKGHLYLLVTDQGFLQEERVVWESLHNVDGDSCFCDTQFHLSHALGKEAAAPEQSQLDQDYMMALSLQQQQGQGPSALSDLELARQLQQEEYQQQQQQRPAPAPPQVSGSPPCAPLLRPPPGPSPGVFPQGRAQQGGRPTPERRQRHKQSSDCTLL; the protein is encoded by the exons atggagctgcagcctgagctgggggcagtGCTCCCAGCCATGGGGGACGATGCCCAGTGCAAGGAGCCCAGCcctgagccctgccagcagctgcaggacacGGGGGGTTCCGACAAAGAGGGGGATGTTCCGTGCGCCAGCGAGCAcggccaggagctgcagccagcgGTGCAGGAGGAGGTGCcaggccccagcaccacagAGGATCCCGCTGAGCACCAGGAGAGCAGAAGCCAAGGTGCACAGGAGGAGCTGCCCGGCCCCAGCACCACGGAGGATCCCGCTGAGCACCAGGAGAGCAGAAGCCAAGGTGCCCGGGAGGATCTGCCCGGCCCCAGTGTGAGCGATGCATCCCTGGGGGGAGCCCCGCAGCCGGCAGCCGAGCCCCCCAGCGCCCGCTCCCCCGCCCGCGAGCCTGAGCCCGATTTCTACTGCGTGAAATGGATCACGTGGAAGGGAGAGCGGACGCCCATCATCACCCAGAGTGAGAACGGGCCCTGCCCGCTCCTGGCCATCATGAACATCCTCTTCTTGCAGTGGAAG GTGAAGCTGCCCCCCCAGAAGGAGGTGGTGACGTCGGATGAGCTGATGGCACATCTGG GGGACTGCATCCTGTCCATCAGACCCCAGGAGAAGTCGGAGGGGCTGCAGCTGAACTTCCAGCAG AACGTCAACGACACCATGATGGTGCTGCCCAAGCTCTCGACGGGTCTGGACGTGAACGTGCGCTTCACGGGCGTCTCTGACTTCGAGTACACCCCCGAGTGCATCGTCTTCGACCTCCTCAACATCCCGCTGTACCACGGCTGGCTGGTGGACCCGCAG AACCCCGAGGTGGTGCGAGCCGTGGGCAAGCTGAGCTACAACCAACTGGTGGAGAAGATCATCACCTGCAAGCACTCCGGCGACTCCAACCTGGTGACTGAag GGCTGATCGCTGAGCAGTTCCTGGAGTCCACGGCCTCCCAGCTCACCTACCACGGGCTGTGCGAGCTGACGGCCGCCGTGAAGGAGGAAGAGCTGAGCGTCTTCTTCCGCAACAACCACTTCAGCACCATGATAAAGCACAAG GGCCACCTGTACTTGCTGGTGACGGACCAGGGCTTCCTGCAGGAGGAGCGGGTGGTGTGGGAGAGCCTCCACAACGTGGACGGCGACAGCTGCTTCTGCGACACGCAGTTCCACCTCAGCCACGCGCTGGGCAAGGAGGCGGCCGCGCCggagcagagccagctggaCCAG GACTACATGATGGCCCtatccctgcagcagcagcagggccagggccCCTCTGCGCTCAGTGACCTGGAGCTGGCTcgccagctgcagcaggaggagtaccagcagcagcagcagcagcggccgGCCCCGGCCCCCCCCCAGGTATCGGGGTCCCCTCCTTGTGCCCCTCTGCTCCGTCCTccccccggccccagccccggTGTCTTCCCGCAGGGCCGAGCGCAGCAGGGCGGCCGCCCGACCCCGGAGCGGAGACAGCGGCACAAGCAGAGCTCGGACTGCACCCTCCTGTAG